The DNA region gtgtgtgtatgtgtgtgtgtatatatatatatatatatacttgcatttttatttttttaggatagATTCTCAATGTATTTCTGGGTCAAAGGCCAATGCATATAATAAATATTATCAGATTACCTTCACTCGAGGCAGGACACATTCACATTTCCACCAACAATATGTGTATCATTGCTTTAAATTTTGCCACCTGGTAGGCCAGAAGAAATAGCGTATTGGTTatgtcattgacacttcttttaCTAGTGAtaatgttgagaatttttttcctATGTCATTGACCATTGAAATTACCACTGCTACAATTTTTCCTCTAATATCTTtatctatttttaaattgtttatatttttccTAAGAAATCTTTTATATTTTAGAGATAAACCCTTTACCTGTCATACGTATAAAAATTTTTCTCTAATCCATCATTCACCTTTTGATTTTGTTTGTGGTATTTTTACGAAAATTTGATTACATGTACAGAACTTTTTTATACTAGAAGTTAGAGATTTATAAAGACTAAAGACAGGTCAATTTGGATCAGCAGAAGAGGATTATACTTAAATGTCCCTCTTCACCAAAACAGGAATTGTTGGTACCACTGGGTTATAAAAAGGCAATTCACGAGTTTGGTTAATTCTCATTCCAAAAAAGACATGAGGGCAAAATTCAGACCCTTGTCAAGTAGGCTATGGACAAAAGGGTTTGAGATTGGTGTCACTACAGAGTGTATTCCATTGATAATGTAGTAAATGCCTGCCTTTTTTAAGTACACCCTCAAATGTGGGACTCAGGGGATGGAATAGATATTCTATGATGGGGATGATGGCTCAGGACAGAGCTATCAGTCGGTTCGTGACACACAGAAAGTGAACAATAATattagaaaaagatgaaaatgacaAGTGTATAAGGACACCAATGAGGGATCAGGGGGACACCAGTATGCCAAGAGCCACTCAGTCATGACAGTAGGGTAATGGAGAAGTTCTGATAATATTCAAAGTAAAATTTTAGTacaaactcaattttttttcagcCTTAATTGACTGATGATGAAAATGCTTAACAAGTTTCATATACGAATTTTTTCCAGAAGTACAAGAAAATCCTCTAAGAAGGCTAAAAAGGCAAAAGACAGccagaagaggagaggaaaggaagggggaagagaggaaggaagggaaggaggaaaagaaagaagaaagataccagaagagaaggaaggaaagaaaagaggacgggagggagagagaaagtctCTCGTgagcacacatacaaacacagaagaagggaaggaggaaggaagacttAGCCAAAGCAACAAtggaatttaaaaacagaaaatgaggatggcaaacctgataccagaagagaatatttaaaaagaaaaaaaaaaaagtggtatcaTTCTGTAGTTGTTGATAGTCCTGAGCTAACCATTCATACAGACATTCTAGGAAGAAGATCTGGAACTACCCAACAGGGGAGCTCACCTGAAATCACTTGGCTGCAGAAAATGATAGCCAGAATAGGGTGAAGTCTCCCACACATTTCCTACTAGAAAATGGTTTTGATTCCGAGAAATGACTTCCACTGCGTGGTATCAGAAAATGTGAGCAGCAGAGCAATTTTTGCAGTTCTGCTTCTAAGAGAAGTGGTAAAAAGCTTCTGCTCACCAGTAGGGAGTGTCAGCCAAACTGTGGCCTTAGAAGGCAATATCATCTTCTGACACTTCTTTCCATACTAGAAATACTGATATCCATACTGATATCCAATTAGGGGAAAGAATCAGTGATGTATCTGATGAATCCATTATTCCTGCAACACCTTCACGCATACTCCAGATATGAATCTATACATCCTGGTGTGTTATGGTGCTGTATAAACTTCTGcctttgaggaagaaaaaaaggaatagagaAATAAAGGAAGTTATGAAAAAAGGGACAAAGGTCCGATCAAGTGATTTTTAAGAAGGGGATTGCTGCTATCAATAATGTGTACTTCATGTTTCTGAGTATGTATATTCCTGAAAATTTGGCTATAAAGCAAACTTCTTTAAATTACATTTCTTTAAATTGATTCACCTCACTAAGTGAAAATGAATTctcttacggattgaattgtgtcccgaaaaatgtgtgtctacacttggctaggccatgattcccagtgtcttggtcatctagtgctgctataacagaaataccacaagtgcacggctttaacaaagagaagtttcttttctcacaggaaagtaggctaaaagtctaaattaaggttgtcagctccaggggaaggtcttctctctctgttagctctggaggaatgtccttgtcctcaaccttcccctggtcaaaaGTTGCTCAGGCACAGGGagcacaggtccaaaggacatgttctgctcctggcactgctttcttggtggtataaagtccccaactctctgctggcttccctttgcttttatctcttgagggattAAATGTGCTGCAGGCCACAatacagggaaactccctttacactggatcagggaggtgacctgggtaagggggctgttacaatccaccctaatcctttttagcaaaaaattaaaatcacaaaatgggggacaaccacacaatactgagaatgatGGCCTaatcaaattgacacatattttggggggacacaattcaatccatgacatccagtATTCAGAggttgcctaccattttgtcatctgatatggttttcctgtatgttgtaaatcctacgtctgtgatgttaataaggcaagattagaggcagttatgttaatgaggcaggactcaatctataagattaggttgtatcttgaatcaatctcttttgagatagaaatcagagaagcaaggagagacGGGGGTCCTCATGCTACCAAGCAAAAAGAGCCAAGAGCctgtgcatcttttggacccagggtccctatgctgagaagctcctagaccagggagagcttgatgacaaggatcttcccccagagccaaaaagagagaaagccttcccttggatctGACACCCTGATtgcagacatctagcctcctagactctgagagaataaatctctgtttgttaaagccatccacttgtggtatttctgttatagtagcactagataactgagacagactCCTACAACAGCAAATATGATCTTAacaaataattcagaaaaagctCATTTTatgcaataataacaataaaattcccTTCCAAAATATTAATGCTAATTTCAGCTCTGAAATCTCTTGTGGCTTGGGAATACACTTGCCTGTATTGCTCTGTTTTACCTACATATATTTATTCAAAATGTGTGACAGTGGAAGATATATAGTAGATGTTGAGTAAGAACTTGTTTCATTTCCAGGATAGCTATGCACACGGCCAGGAAAACTGTCTTCCTGAGGTCTCCTGCTTCCATGCTGTTATGGCTAAATGGATTTCCTGAAAgaccttcctttttttgtttgtttgttttgttgttttgttttgtttttatgtttattagaaagaaaagtGGGACAATTGGCAACAGTCAAAAAAAGTCTCTAGTGAGTAGCATGCTGTCAATGTtagtttcctgattttgataattaTATTGTGGCTATTGAGGATGTTCATACTTGGGGAGTCTCAGCGGAAAACATATGTGAATTCTTTGTACTCCTTTTTCATGtttttgtaagtttgaaattatttcaaaatgaaagctTAAAAATCACACCTCCCACCCATCATCTCTTCTTTCTGGAAAATCAGAAGAGGTCCTGTCCCCAAAACCACTCACTAGAGTTCCAGTGAATAGCTTCCTGTATCTCAGCCATCTCAGCCTGTGTCACTTTGACAGATTTTTCCCTTAGACAGCTGGCAGGCACACTGACTGAGCTTAAAAATTGATTGATTATATCTCATGCCAACCCTGAAAAGTTTGGGACCGGAAGAGTTAGCTtctggaaaggaaaacaaaagcagAAGGCATCAATGTCTCCAGAGAAGGCAGGCCCCAGAGGAAGGGAAGAATCAGCAAGAAACAATCTCCTGACACCATTCTCCTTCTAGAAGTGGTAAATTGATCCTCATGGAGCAGGGAAATAGGACTCACTCCCTGGAGGTTAGGCTTATAATCCTTCCATCCTCCAACAAACACCAGAAAGCttcaccccaaacccattgctactccTTCGCTCTTTGATGGTTGTTGTAGAGGAGAACACCTCTCCGTTCCAGAAAGATCAGAAACTGTAGGAGAAACTTCAGGTTTGGATTCATTTCCCTCTTGCCCAGAAAATGACATTGTGTAATACTTAGAGGACAAGataactgtaataaaaaaaaaaaaaagagagagctggAAAAAACTACTGCTCTCTAAAAAGGCACCTACTTACTTTGCTTCAGCTATACATTATACAGCTGTCAATTCCTAAGCATTAGTATCTGTCAGACCTAGAGAAGGCACGTCCACATATGTTACCTCATTCAGAGTGCTCAGCTCTTTGATGAAAGGGTTACAGGTGCATTTTACAGGCAGAAAAATTGGGTAATAATTAATATAATTGACTTGACCAAGTTCTCACAGTTGGTAAAGTATGAGTTGTAATTCAAACCCTAGGATCCTTACTCCTAATCCATTGCTTCTCTATTACATCTTAGCTGCCTACCATTTATCACAAATAAGAAAATTGTTGTTCATTTCAAGGGCTTTGCAAAATGGGATGGATGTGACCAAACGTCCAGATCAAATGAAATAGATGCTTATGCTGGTGTGAGAGAGGGCACAGCAATAATGCTTCTAATAACTGTGCCTTCTTGGACTAGCCTTAGGGAAAAAGTAAAAATCAGAGAAACATCTCCCTCTCATTTAGAGCACAGGATCTGCCTCACTTGGGTCTGATCGATCCCAACCTTCCTGAGATATAATGGGAGgagggttagagtttgttttgttttgttttgctttgctttgcacATAAACTCGTTCTGAGCAGCCTATGTACATTAACACAGCTTTAACACCACTGTACCCATATTCTCACTCCCTCTGCACAGTATCTTCTGTGCTGGTTCAGGAAACTTTGGCTACCACATAACAGCTCCTGCATAGACTTCTTCTGGGTAAACACCACAGTTGATCTCTGTACAGTGGAGCTAAGTAGTAAAAGGTGAGCAACAATAGTCTTGTTAGAAATAGTTTTCTGACCCACTATTAATTTAGTTAGGTCAAATGTAAAAGGCTGTGGGTACACAGAGAATCATTTTTCACACCTTGTTTTCTAGGGCAGCTTTGTGAGACTCTCAAAGCTGGAGAGGTACCCCAAGGGGGAACTGGCCTGGATCTTGTGGCTTTGATTATAAGTGACAAATTCTCCAACCATGTTTTTGTCTGAGAGATAAATGGAACTAAAACATCTATGTCTATAAAACCTTGATTTCGTGGGCTTGTCATATATTTGGGACAAGAATAAGCATTTTATATTGAAAAAGGGTTAAGAATCATATAATCGAACTCTCTTATACTTCATAAAGTTTGAAAGATTCCACTGGAGTGACTAAGCAAGTGTACTGCAATGCTAAACTTAGaatctccaccccaccccctctCCTACTCCTACATCCAGGACTGTGGGGTCCTAATCATCTGTAGCCTCAAGACAGGAAACCATCTAGGGTGGAACATGTTCTACCACCCAGAGCATTCAGTCTCCCATTACTTCCTTTAAATGGAATTCCCCTTAAGCCTGGGTGAACTCTCTAGTAGCCTCAAGTCATTTGGAACCTTTCTTGTGTATGCCAGCTCCTCAAATTTCATCTCACATTTTTTGTAAAGTTCAAATGAAGTAACTGGTTAAGTATCTATCTACTTACctatctctttctctccttctctctctctggctctctctgttgtgtatgtatatatatatatacacaatatacatatatatgtagagaaaGAGTATACATATTTTCTGTGTTTCTGACAGTGTAGACAATCATCTTTAACAGATATTTACATAATACCTACTTTCTTCCTCAGACTTTGCTGGGCATGGGTATAAACAGTAAGCATGAAAGCAAAGACCTGATTCAGGAAAGAACTTGGCTGTttttagaaacagaaagaaaggccAAAGTTATATTACTGAAGTTTAATATAAGTGTTGGGAAAGGCTATGAGCACATGAGTGTGtcattgtgtgtgggggggggaggtgtgtctgtgtgtagagACATATCCCGCTGGCTTTGGAAACTCACTTCAGTAATTTAGCTGAAACCTGGCCCAGCAGGTTTGAGTTAGCTCAGTAGAAGAACAGGCTGATTCCAGTTGCTGGCCTATAGAGGCCCCTGCTTTCTAACAAGCCCACTTGCTCAACCAAGGAACTTCCACTGTTCTGTAGTCAAATCGATGGTCCTTGCTTTCCTGTCCCTATAAATACGTAGAGCAGGAGTGAGCAAATGATGGTTCATGGGTCAAAtctggcctgctgcctgtttttataTTACAGCAAGCTAAAAACGCTtttcttacatttttaaatggttgaaaaaaatcaTTGGAGAGTAACATTTCATAAAACACTAGAAATATATGATGTTAattttatgaaattcaaatttcagtggacATAAATTTTTATTAGAATACAGCTATGTTCTTTCATTTAGGTATTATATATGGCTACTTTACCTTACAAAAATGGAGTTGAATTGTTATGACAGGGACTATATGGTCcacaaacctaaaatatttaagaaaaatttgCCCACCCCTGGTATAGGACATTACAGGGGTAGGGGAGTCCTTCTCTACTGAAACACAGACCTTGAAGAGTACAGTCCAAATATTCACACCTCTCAGTGGGATCATGAGAGCTCAGGGGAAGGTGGGCCCCctgatacttttcaccttctcAGTTTTTCTCTAATAAACCCTATTTTATATGTGCAGAGCTTATATTAGTAGAGCATGTATGCACACCCCATTTGTACAacactgtgtgtgtgagagagaatgagagagagttTGATTGCTAGAACCGTGAGATGTGGTTGgagatatttgttgttgttgttgtcaggcaccattgagttgattccgctCAGAagaaccccatacacaacagaatgaaatattgcctggtcctgagcaacCTTCACAATCCTTCCTttctttgagcctattgttgcagccactgtgtcagtccacctcgttgaaggtcttcctctttttcactgaccccctaatttgccaagcatgatattttTCTCCAGAGACTCGTTccacctgatgacatgtccaaagtacatgagatgaagtctaggcatcctcgtttctaaggtgcattctgactatacagatttgtttgttctactggcactccatagcatattcaatatgcttcaccaacaccataattcaaaggcatcaattcttctttggtcttctttactcattgtctacctttcacatgcatataaggtgattgaaaataccatggcttggtgttagacacaccttagtcctcaaggtaacacctTTGTTttataacactttgaagaggtcttctgcagcagatttgcaaaatgcgatacgtcatttgatttcttgactgctgcttcaataggcattgattgtggatccaaataaaatgaaatcctttacaacttcaatattttctccatttatgacgATGTTGCTTAtaagtctagttgtgaggatttcttttttattgatatgtaatccatactggaggctgtagtctttgatcttcatcagtaagtgcttcaagttctcttcactttcagcaatcaagattgtgtcatctgtgtatcgcaggttgttagtgagtcttcctccagtcctgatgccatgttcttcttcatatagtccaatttcttgaattatctgctcagcatgcagattgaataagtgtggtgaaaagatacaaccctgacacatatcttttctgattttaaaccacacagtaccacATTCTTCTGTTCGAATAACTgggtcttggtctatgtacagggtctATAGGAGCATAACTaaatgttccggaattcccattcattgcaatgtcatccataatttgttatggagaTGTTTATTATGGAATTATTGTGGAGATGTTTAGAGGGGACAAATCAAAAACCAAGGtctagatattttattttattctaagtgaATTCAGAAGCTACCTAaagtctatgtacaacagaagggaatgatcggattttctttgtttaaagCATCACTTGGGCTCTGGCATGGAGGGCAGTCTGTTGTGAGGTCAGAATGGAAGCCAACTAAGACACTATCACAGTGGTCCAAGGGAAAAAAGATGACTCGAACTAGGGTGGAGGCAGTGTAGATAGGAGAAGCTTAACCAAAATTTTGTTAAcaaacatttcatttctgattGATTGGTGGGAACAAGCAGTTCATATGCTCAGTTAAGTAATTATGAGGTGAAGATGTGAATTTGGAGGATCTGTGTTTGACCTTGTCATAGATACACAAGGGAGAATCCAAGAGTTGTATCTAAGTCATATGAAGAAGGATTGTTACCTGCATTGAGCCATTTTCTGAACACAAAAGGCAAAGGGATTTCTTTAACCGTGGCTGTTTTCCAGGATAACAGGATTCAGGTAAAATTTAACATTGTCAggtgatatatacatatgtattctaCTAAGAGTAACTCTAATATAAATACCTCTACAGCACTGTACTTGAAGAGCTTATCAGTTCTGACCAAAAATTTACTTGAGCCCTCAGTAAAAATGTGAATGAGAGCAAAAAAGCGAGCTAGGAAATCTCTCAGTGTTGAATGAAAAGAGTAGCAATTGatatttaattctttattttctttcccaaGGTGTTTCAAATGTAAATCTTGGTCCCCATCTGTCTTTACGCTGTTATTCAGTATTTGCTGGTCTTTTACAGCTCACAGACACATGAAAATCTTCAACACCCTCAACAACTCCAACACCATCGATGGCTTCATCCTCCTGGGCTTCCCTTGCCCCAGGGAGGGTCATATCCTCCTCTTTGTGCTCTTCTCTATTGTCTACCTCCTGACCCTCATGGGGAACGGTTCCATCATCTGTGCTGTGCGCTGGGATCAGAgactccacacacccatgtacatcTTACTCGCCAACTTCTCCTTCCTGGAGATCTGCTATGTCACCTCCACTATCCCCAAAATGTTGGCCAATTTCCTCTCTAAGACCAAAGTCATCTCCTTCTCTGGGTGCTTTCTCcaattctactttttcttctccctgGGTTCTACAGAAAGCTTTTTCTTGATGGTTATGGCATTTGATCGATACCTTGCAATCTGCCGGCCTCTTCACTATCCAACCATTATGACTGGAAGTCTCTGCATCAATCTTGTGATCAGTTGCTGGATATTTGCTTTCCTCTGGTTCTTGATTCCTGTTATCATCATTTCCCAAATGTCCTTTTGTGGATCCAGGATGATTGACCACTTCCTATGTGACCCGGGTCCCCTTCTAGCACTCACTTGCAAAAGAATTCCTGTGATGGAGCTTCTCTTCTCCACCTTAAATCCTCTCCTCattattattctctttttcttcatcatgggATCCTACACTCTGGTCCTAAGAGCTGTACTAAGAGTCCCCTCAGCAGCTGGAAAAAGAAAAGCCTTCTCTATCTGTGGGTCTCATCTGGCTATGGTTTCACTTTTCTATGGCTCAGTACTGGTCATGTATGGGAGTCTATCATCTCAGCAAGAAGAAGGAATGCAGAAAATTGTGACGCTATTTTATTCTGTCTTGACCCCACTCCTTAACCCTGTGATATACAGTCTTAGGAACAAAGATATGAAAAGAGCCCTGCAGAAATTTCTGGGAATACAAAAAACAATGTTAATCAAAAAGACCCTTGAGCAATATTAAACTcatatttaatctctttttcagattaaaaaaaaaaactggtatagTTCATATAACTATTCATCCTAGTATTGATCCAAAACCTTAATCACCTGTGAGTCCGCTTCTACTGTCTATTTCTTCTCTGAGTTTTTGATCATTTAGAACTATTTCTTAGCaggcctcaatttttttttctttttttttgaatgcaGGACATTGCATTAAAAATATTCTGCAGACATTGTATGTAGCAACCCAACCAAGATAAGGTGGTCTTTTAGCAGGTAGATAGAGTAGAGGTAGATAATTTTAATAccatttaaaagttatttttatgtgttttaaagATGATCCATGTCAGTAGTGCTCTTTCTGCTGGGATACAGCCCTTACTCAGGAATATGGCATTCATGAGATCTCAAATGAAGCCAGGACTATGTACCAGGGCTGCTCCTGTTTAGTATGCCCTGACTCCTATTTCACCCTCTGACTCCTGGAACCTCTCCCTAACTCTTCAGACTCTCAGTTTCTGCTTTCTTCTACATTTCTTGAAGTATCATCTTACATATTaacagattcaaaaaaaaaaaaaagccctaaacccattgagttgattcctactcatagcaatcccataggtcaaagtagaactgccccaaaggatttccaagttgcagctggtggattcgaattgctgaccttgtgtttagcagccacgctcttaaccactacgccaccagggctccatacacagtaataaaaaaaaaaaaaaaaaaaaaaccaaacccattaccatcaagtggaCCCCATAGGAATCCAAAAATGCCTTGAGGGAAGATTTCACCAAATTTTGGGTGTCATTCTCTGTGGTCCGCCTCTCTCAAGAATTTGTTCCTTTTGAAAACATagtgaaatggatgaatttctagaaaatctttacctacctaaactaacacaaacagaagtaaaaaaaaaaaactaagtaaacccACAACAAGAGATTGcagaggtaattaaaaactccaaacaaacaaaaaaaaaagccctggcctggaaggcTCCACTGGAGAGTGCTatcaactttcagagaagagttaataccactactactcaaaGTATTTCCAAGCAAGGACAAGGATGAAATTctcccaaaatcattctatgaagccagcatatccctgataacaaaagcaggtaaagacaccacaaagaaagaaaattacagacctctatcgctcgtgaatgtagatgcaaaaatcctcaataaaattctagccaagagaattcaacaacatatcaaaaaagtaattcaccatgaccaagtgggattcataccaggtgtgcagagatgcttcaacattagaaaaacaattaatacaatccatcatatgaataaaacaaaagacaagaaccatatgatcttatcaattgatgcagaaaaggcatttgaaaagttTCAACCACCGATTCAttataaaaaatctcagcaaaataggaatagaaggaaaattcc from Elephas maximus indicus isolate mEleMax1 chromosome 10, mEleMax1 primary haplotype, whole genome shotgun sequence includes:
- the LOC126084587 gene encoding olfactory receptor 11G2-like, with amino-acid sequence MKIFNTLNNSNTIDGFILLGFPCPREGHILLFVLFSIVYLLTLMGNGSIICAVRWDQRLHTPMYILLANFSFLEICYVTSTIPKMLANFLSKTKVISFSGCFLQFYFFFSLGSTESFFLMVMAFDRYLAICRPLHYPTIMTGSLCINLVISCWIFAFLWFLIPVIIISQMSFCGSRMIDHFLCDPGPLLALTCKRIPVMELLFSTLNPLLIIILFFFIMGSYTLVLRAVLRVPSAAGKRKAFSICGSHLAMVSLFYGSVLVMYGSLSSQQEEGMQKIVTLFYSVLTPLLNPVIYSLRNKDMKRALQKFLGIQKTMLIKKTLEQY